A genomic window from Candidatus Krumholzibacteriia bacterium includes:
- a CDS encoding ABC transporter ATP-binding protein has product MFSIYSRLLGNLRPYRGRVLLAALSILLFALMNGSSLTLVVPFLDNLFQEEAVTIELPAPAGEDASWLEKASVRKDRILGSARLWLDRGERSERLFRGLWVILLAYFLKNLFDYLQAFLVHLLEQRSLYDIRGRLFAHLQTLPLAWHQDHPSGSLVSRVVNDVNTLRGALVGAPAVFFRNLLVIFVGLTIIFAISWRLALLTFLIVPVNAFLLRFLGRLLRRDGTRIQERMADMASAIGETLVGVRVVKAFGREEYEEKRFDRFNLDYYRRALRLRALGALNAPLSEILGSLSVVLIVGYGGIQVLAGNLEASHLVLFVVAVLSIVGPLRRISDLNQFVQEGAAAGERIFEVLDAPDERRMLDEGTRPGALKESIQFEGLGFSYREGHPVLQDLDFSLPRGKVLALVGPSGAGKSTVADLLARFRDPVQGRILMDGIDIEGFRLSDWRNKFGIVTQDVILFNDTILNNIAYGRPGASREEVEAAAKMARAHDFILEAPEGYDTVIGERGLQLSGGQRQRLAIARALLKDPEILIFDEATSSLDTKSEALVQEAIEGLMKERTSLVIAHRLSTVRRADRILVLEGGRKAEEGSHEELMDSGKLYRQLHDLQLREPEEPEALRKGEAKLD; this is encoded by the coding sequence ATGTTTTCTATCTATTCCCGTTTGCTCGGAAATCTGCGACCCTATCGGGGTCGTGTTCTTCTGGCGGCCCTCTCCATTCTTCTCTTTGCCCTGATGAACGGCAGTTCCCTGACTCTGGTGGTGCCCTTTCTGGACAACCTCTTTCAGGAAGAGGCCGTGACCATAGAACTTCCCGCCCCGGCCGGGGAAGACGCTTCCTGGCTGGAGAAGGCATCGGTGAGAAAAGACCGGATTCTGGGCAGTGCCCGTCTCTGGCTGGACCGGGGCGAGCGCTCCGAGAGGCTGTTTCGGGGGCTCTGGGTGATCCTGCTTGCCTACTTCCTGAAGAATCTCTTCGACTACCTGCAGGCTTTTCTTGTCCATCTGCTCGAACAAAGAAGCCTCTACGATATTCGGGGTCGACTTTTTGCCCACCTTCAGACCCTGCCCCTTGCCTGGCATCAGGATCACCCGAGCGGCAGTCTGGTCAGCCGCGTGGTGAATGATGTGAACACCCTGCGGGGAGCCCTCGTGGGCGCACCCGCTGTGTTCTTCCGCAATTTGCTGGTGATTTTCGTGGGCCTGACCATCATTTTTGCCATCAGTTGGCGTCTGGCGCTTCTGACCTTCCTGATTGTGCCGGTCAATGCCTTTCTCCTGCGCTTTCTGGGCCGTCTCCTTCGTCGTGACGGAACAAGGATCCAGGAGCGAATGGCTGACATGGCTTCGGCAATCGGGGAAACCCTGGTCGGGGTCCGGGTGGTCAAGGCCTTCGGCCGTGAGGAATACGAAGAGAAGCGCTTTGACCGTTTCAATCTGGATTACTATCGCCGCGCCCTGCGGCTTCGAGCTCTCGGTGCCCTGAATGCGCCCCTGAGCGAGATTCTGGGAAGCCTCTCCGTGGTGCTGATTGTCGGTTACGGGGGGATTCAGGTCCTTGCCGGGAATCTGGAAGCCAGCCATCTGGTGCTCTTTGTGGTGGCGGTTCTCAGCATTGTCGGCCCTCTTCGGAGAATCAGCGACCTGAACCAGTTCGTCCAGGAAGGTGCGGCGGCGGGAGAGAGAATCTTCGAGGTTCTCGATGCCCCCGACGAGCGCAGGATGCTGGACGAGGGAACCCGGCCCGGAGCCCTGAAGGAGTCCATTCAATTTGAGGGTCTGGGCTTTTCCTATCGGGAAGGGCACCCCGTTCTTCAGGATCTGGACTTTTCTCTTCCCCGGGGGAAGGTGCTGGCTCTCGTGGGGCCGAGTGGGGCGGGGAAAAGCACGGTGGCCGATCTGCTGGCCCGATTCCGGGATCCCGTTCAGGGCAGGATCCTCATGGATGGCATCGACATCGAGGGTTTCCGCCTCTCTGACTGGCGGAACAAGTTCGGCATTGTCACCCAGGATGTCATTCTCTTTAATGACACGATCCTGAACAACATCGCCTACGGTCGTCCCGGCGCGAGTCGCGAAGAAGTGGAAGCGGCGGCGAAGATGGCCCGCGCCCATGATTTCATTCTGGAAGCTCCCGAAGGCTACGATACGGTGATCGGGGAGCGGGGACTGCAACTCTCCGGCGGGCAGCGACAGCGACTGGCCATTGCCCGCGCCCTGCTGAAGGATCCCGAGATTCTCATCTTCGACGAGGCGACCAGTTCCCTGGATACGAAGAGCGAGGCCCTGGTGCAGGAGGCCATCGAGGGACTGATGAAAGAAAGAACCAGTCTGGTGATTGCCCACCGGCTTTCGACCGTCCGCAGGGCGGATCGGATTCTGGTTCTCGAGGGAGGACGCAAGGCGGAAGAGGGAAGCCATGAGGAGCTCATGGACTCCGGGAAGCTGTATCGACAGCTCCATGACTTGCAATTACGTGAACCGGAAGAGCCGGAAGCCTTGCGAAAGGGCGAAGCGAAGCTAGATTAG
- the trxA gene encoding thioredoxin yields MMPEKTLSALENLDSSNFDEIVGGGKTPVIVDFWADWCVPCRTIEPMLEEISDLMGDKLRFAKVNVDESRDLAIRYRVQSLPTLLVFQDGRPVDTITGVPPRYSLISRLEKHL; encoded by the coding sequence ATGATGCCCGAAAAGACCCTCAGCGCCCTCGAGAATCTGGACTCCAGCAACTTCGATGAAATCGTAGGTGGCGGAAAAACCCCTGTCATTGTTGACTTTTGGGCCGATTGGTGCGTCCCCTGCAGGACCATTGAGCCGATGCTGGAAGAAATCAGCGACCTGATGGGAGACAAGCTCCGATTTGCCAAGGTCAATGTGGATGAGTCCCGTGACCTGGCGATCCGCTACCGTGTCCAGAGCCTTCCCACGCTCCTGGTCTTCCAGGATGGACGCCCTGTGGACACGATTACCGGCGTTCCGCCCCGATACAGCCTGATCAGTCGTCTGGAAAAACATTTGTAG
- a CDS encoding AAA family ATPase gives METHYNVDELNERVERESHFVREIREEVSRVIVGQQYLVDRLLIGLLCRGHVLLEGLPGLAKTLAVSSLAGAVKADYRRIQFTPDLLPADLLGTQIYDPKTGDFRTRKGPVFANFILADEINRAPAKVQSALLEAMQEHQVTLGGETHALPEPFLVLATQNPIEQEGTYPLPEAQVDRFMLKVRVGYPDRAEEKEILQRMGGMESPRVNAVIETARIEEARKLIHEIYMDEKVLDYIIALVFATREPESVGLGQLISYGASPRATIYLAQAARAHAFLRGRGYVTPEDVKKVGLDVLRHRIIVSYEAEAEELDSDAVVLRLFDAVELP, from the coding sequence ATGGAAACCCATTACAATGTCGACGAACTCAATGAAAGGGTAGAGCGGGAGAGCCACTTTGTCCGGGAAATCCGGGAGGAAGTGTCCCGGGTCATCGTCGGTCAGCAGTATCTGGTAGACCGCCTCCTGATTGGCCTGCTCTGCCGGGGGCATGTCCTTCTCGAAGGTCTGCCCGGTCTTGCCAAGACCCTGGCCGTGAGCAGTCTCGCCGGTGCCGTGAAAGCGGACTACCGCAGAATCCAGTTCACCCCGGATCTTCTTCCCGCCGACCTTCTGGGCACCCAGATCTATGACCCCAAGACCGGGGACTTCCGTACCCGCAAGGGCCCGGTCTTTGCCAATTTCATTCTCGCCGACGAAATCAACCGCGCGCCGGCCAAGGTTCAGAGTGCCCTGCTCGAAGCCATGCAGGAGCATCAGGTCACCCTCGGCGGCGAGACCCATGCTCTTCCCGAGCCCTTTCTGGTGCTGGCCACTCAAAACCCGATTGAACAGGAAGGAACCTACCCCCTGCCCGAGGCCCAGGTGGATCGCTTCATGCTGAAAGTGCGGGTCGGCTACCCGGACCGGGCCGAGGAAAAGGAAATCCTGCAAAGGATGGGCGGAATGGAAAGCCCCCGGGTCAATGCCGTCATCGAGACGGCCCGTATCGAGGAGGCCCGCAAACTCATCCATGAAATCTACATGGATGAGAAGGTTCTCGACTACATCATTGCACTGGTCTTTGCCACCCGGGAACCGGAATCCGTGGGCCTCGGCCAGCTGATCAGCTACGGAGCCAGCCCCCGGGCCACGATCTACCTCGCCCAGGCCGCCAGAGCCCATGCCTTCCTGCGGGGTCGCGGTTATGTCACGCCCGAGGATGTCAAGAAGGTCGGGCTCGATGTCCTTCGCCACCGGATCATCGTCAGCTACGAGGCCGAGGCCGAAGAACTCGACAGCGATGCGGTCGTCCTTCGTCTCTTTGATGCGGTGGAGTTGCCCTAG